A genome region from Maylandia zebra isolate NMK-2024a linkage group LG6, Mzebra_GT3a, whole genome shotgun sequence includes the following:
- the LOC143419020 gene encoding LOW QUALITY PROTEIN: uncharacterized protein LOC143419020 (The sequence of the model RefSeq protein was modified relative to this genomic sequence to represent the inferred CDS: substituted 8 bases at 8 genomic stop codons) codes for MHLTPKNRITIDPGWTLRNPTAVSAHPNKDVLLDELEGNQLSDPSHNLILVNSIKGTESTRVLQCYSATVLQYXSATVLQYXSTRVLQCYSATVLQYXSTRVLQCYSATVLQYXSATVLQYXSTRVLQCYSATVLQYXSTTVLQCXSATVLEYXSTTVLQCYSTRVLQCYSATVLQCYYYSTTVLQCYSATVLQCYSTTVLQYYSATVLQYYSATVLQYYSATVLQYYSATVLQCYSATVLQCYSTTVLQYYSTTVLQYYSATVLQCYSATVLQCYSATVLHYVYY; via the exons ATGCACCTAACACCTAAAAACAGAATAACAATCGACCCAGGATGGACCCTGAGGAACCCCACAGCAGTGTCTGCTCACCCTAACAAGGATGTCCTCCTAGATGAACTGGAGGGAAACCAGTTAAGTGATCCCAGCCATAACCTTATTctggtcaacagtatcaaaggcACTGAG AGTACTAGAgtactacagtgctacagtGCTACAGTACTACAGTACTAGAGTGCTACAGTGCTACAGTACTAGAGTACTAGAgtactacagtgctacagtGCTACAGTACTACAGTACTAGAGTACTAGAgtactacagtgctacagtGCTACAGTACTACAGTACTAGAGTGCTACAGTGCTACAGTACTAGAGTACTAGAgtactacagtgctacagtGCTACAGTGCTACAGTACTAGAgtactacagtgctacagtGCTAAAGTGCTACAGTACTAGAGTACTAGAgtactacagtgctacagtGCTACAGTACTAGAgtactacagtgctacagtgctacagtactacagtgctac tactacagtactacagtgctacagtGCTACAGTGCTACAGTGCTACAGTGCTACAGTACTACAGTACTACAgtactacagtgctacagtgctacagtactacagtgctacagtgctacagtactacagtgctacagtgctacagtactacagtgctacagtactacagtgctacagtgctacagtgctacagtgctacagtactacagtgctacagtactacagtactacagtgctacagtactacagtgctacagtgctacagtgctacagtgctacagtactacagtgctacagtGCTACAGTGCTACATTATGTTTACTATTAA